Proteins encoded in a region of the Etheostoma spectabile isolate EspeVRDwgs_2016 unplaced genomic scaffold, UIUC_Espe_1.0 scaffold00569331, whole genome shotgun sequence genome:
- the LOC116684803 gene encoding complement C3 isoform X1, whose product MVSLYYALPKEKESDCQMFNLSVQLLPVKMDEDENIYKLKIEVLYKDNDSDATMSILDIGLLTGFTVNTNDLDLLSKGRSRIIARYEMNTVLSERGSLIIYLDKVSHTRPEEISFRIHQKLKVGVLQPAAVSVYEYYDQTHCVKFYHPERKAGKLLQLCTDDECTCAEENCSMQNKDKLSNDQRTALVCETTQTSRIDFVYKVRLDSFTEDLTTDIFTVKVLEVIKEGSLDVGPLNKQHTFVSYPHCRRSLALGTGKTYLVMGTSKDIHRDDQHQSFQYVFGETTWIEYWPTEAECQTQKHRLTCLGLEEMVHQYQLFGCQQ is encoded by the exons TGAAAATGGATGAGGATGAGAACATATACAAGCTTAAAATAGAGGTTTT GTATAAGGACAATGACAGTGATGCAACCATGTCAATCCTGGATATTGGCTTGCTAACTGGCTTTACCGTTAACACGAATGACCTGGACTTA ttgtctAAAGGACGATCCCGCATCATTGCAAGATATGAGATGAACACAGTCCTGTCAGAAAGAGGCTCACTCATCATCTATCTGGACAAG GTTTCTCACACACGTCCAGAAGAGATCTCTTTTAGGATCCATCAGAAGCTGAAAGTCGGAGTCTTACaaccagctgctgtgtctgtCTATGAATACTATGACC AAACACATTGTGTGAAGTTCTACCATCCAGAGAGGAAAGCAGGAAAGCTGCTGCAGCTCTGTACAGATGATGAATGCACATGTGCAGAAG AAAACTGCAGTATGCAGAACAAGGACAAACTCAGCAATGATCAGCGAACAGCTCTGGTCTGTGAGACTACACAGACCAGCAGAATAGATTTTG TGTACAAAGTGAGACTGGACAGTTTTACAGAAGACTTGACCACTGACATTTTCACAGTAAAGGTACTGGAAGTCATCAAAGAAG GAAGTCTTGATGTTGGTCCTCTGAATAAACAGCACACATTCGTCAGTTATCCCCACTGCAGGAGGTCTTTAGCTCTGGGGACGGGTAAAACCTACCTTGTCATGGGCACGtccaaagatattcacagaGATGACCAACATCAATC GTTTCAGTATGTATTTGGAGAGACAACTTGGATCGAGTACTGGCCCACAGAAGCAGAGTGTCAAACTCAGAAACACAGATTGACGTGTTTGGGCCTGGAGGAGATGGTTCATCAGTACCAACTCTTTGGGTGTCAGCAGTAG
- the LOC116684803 gene encoding complement C3 isoform X2 codes for MVSLYYALPKEKESDCQMFNLSVQLLPEMDEDENIYKLKIEVLYKDNDSDATMSILDIGLLTGFTVNTNDLDLLSKGRSRIIARYEMNTVLSERGSLIIYLDKVSHTRPEEISFRIHQKLKVGVLQPAAVSVYEYYDQTHCVKFYHPERKAGKLLQLCTDDECTCAEENCSMQNKDKLSNDQRTALVCETTQTSRIDFVYKVRLDSFTEDLTTDIFTVKVLEVIKEGSLDVGPLNKQHTFVSYPHCRRSLALGTGKTYLVMGTSKDIHRDDQHQSFQYVFGETTWIEYWPTEAECQTQKHRLTCLGLEEMVHQYQLFGCQQ; via the exons AAATGGATGAGGATGAGAACATATACAAGCTTAAAATAGAGGTTTT GTATAAGGACAATGACAGTGATGCAACCATGTCAATCCTGGATATTGGCTTGCTAACTGGCTTTACCGTTAACACGAATGACCTGGACTTA ttgtctAAAGGACGATCCCGCATCATTGCAAGATATGAGATGAACACAGTCCTGTCAGAAAGAGGCTCACTCATCATCTATCTGGACAAG GTTTCTCACACACGTCCAGAAGAGATCTCTTTTAGGATCCATCAGAAGCTGAAAGTCGGAGTCTTACaaccagctgctgtgtctgtCTATGAATACTATGACC AAACACATTGTGTGAAGTTCTACCATCCAGAGAGGAAAGCAGGAAAGCTGCTGCAGCTCTGTACAGATGATGAATGCACATGTGCAGAAG AAAACTGCAGTATGCAGAACAAGGACAAACTCAGCAATGATCAGCGAACAGCTCTGGTCTGTGAGACTACACAGACCAGCAGAATAGATTTTG TGTACAAAGTGAGACTGGACAGTTTTACAGAAGACTTGACCACTGACATTTTCACAGTAAAGGTACTGGAAGTCATCAAAGAAG GAAGTCTTGATGTTGGTCCTCTGAATAAACAGCACACATTCGTCAGTTATCCCCACTGCAGGAGGTCTTTAGCTCTGGGGACGGGTAAAACCTACCTTGTCATGGGCACGtccaaagatattcacagaGATGACCAACATCAATC GTTTCAGTATGTATTTGGAGAGACAACTTGGATCGAGTACTGGCCCACAGAAGCAGAGTGTCAAACTCAGAAACACAGATTGACGTGTTTGGGCCTGGAGGAGATGGTTCATCAGTACCAACTCTTTGGGTGTCAGCAGTAG